A single genomic interval of Zingiber officinale cultivar Zhangliang chromosome 4A, Zo_v1.1, whole genome shotgun sequence harbors:
- the LOC121972478 gene encoding F-box/FBD/LRR-repeat protein At3g26920-like: MEPNGTPPLALSMDDFVWIFDDGCVRLHHRFYCLPSPDGEDYLSRLPDALLLHILSFLPTSESVRTSLLARRWRHLWASVPAIDFFFITEPSAKKIGRFVASRSGSCSISRLRLSRLALRDGAPLCDWLDYAKSHGARDVALLRFSDWEYIPRAFEILFDWPSLVSLELQLVPYNPCVFRLPDCIVLSNLKTLSLSLDPSEIRKESLARLISSCPNLEELTLKARYALWCDAIEIAAPNLVRLSLRPAPPKLRIICQKLQWLKLTSRDHVKQLHVEAPSLISVQLRDPWCFGSFARSFGNWLSVVVPLPSSSSTKRHGIELMVGVAVIALVFHITLSWFLIGHFDLGLLVRRCRSTWPGRSWWEASWHTLP; this comes from the exons ATGGAGCCCAATGGAACGCCCCCCCTCGCTCTCTCCATGGACGACTTCGTCTGGATCTTCGACGACGGCTGCGTCCGCCTCCACCACCGCTTTTACTGCCTCCCTTCGCCGGACGGGGAAGACTACCTCAGCCGTCTCCCAGATGCCCTTCTCCTCCACATCCTCTCCTTCCTCCCCACCTCCGAATCCGTCCGCACCTCCCTTCTCGCCCGCCGATGGCGCCACCTGTGGGCCTCCGTCCCCGCCATCGACTTCTTCTTCATCACCGAGCCGAGCGCCAAGAAGATCGGCCGATTCGTCGCCTCCCGCAGCGGCTCTTGCTCCATTTCTCGCCTCCGTCTCTCCCGACTCGCTCTTCGAGACGGAGCTCCCCTCTGCGACTGGCTCGACTACGCCAAATCCCACGGCGCCCGAGACGTCGCCCTCCTCCGGTTCAGCGATTGGGAATACATCCCTCGCGCATTCGAAATCCTGTTCGATTGGCCATCGCTGGTGTCGCTGGAACTGCAGCTGGTGCCCTACAATCCCTGCGTATTTAGGCTTCCCGATTGCATCGTCCTGAGCAATCTAAAGACGCTTTCCCTTTCGCTCGACCCGAGTGAAATTCGCAAGGAGAGCTTGGCGAGGCTGATCTCGAGCTGCCCTAATCTGGAAGAACTGACATTGAAGGCAAGATATGCTCTCTGGTGCGATGCCATTGAGATAGCGGCCCCAAATCTTGTGAGATTGTCCCTCCGACCTGCTCCGCCCAAGCTTCGAATTATTTGCCAGAAACTGCAATGGTTAAAGCTGACGTCTCGCGATCACGTGAAGCAGTTACATGTCGAAGCGCCCTCTTTGATCTCCGTTCAGTTACGGGATCCGTGGTGTTTTGGAAGCTTTGCCCGAAGCTTTGGCAAT TGGTTGTCCGTCGTCGTCCCTTTGCCTTCGTCTAGCAGTACAAAGAGACATG GCATAGAGCTTATGGTTGGGGTCGCCGTCATCGCCCTAGTCTTCCACATCACCCTTAGTTGGTTCCTCATTGGCCACTTCGACCTTGGCCTCTTGGTGCGGCGGTGTCGCTCAACTTGGCCTGGTAGATCGTGGTGGGAGGCTAGTTGGCATACATTGCCATGA